In uncultured Ilyobacter sp., a genomic segment contains:
- a CDS encoding diguanylate cyclase translates to MRKKIIVSITLSSFIVFFLLFLFISENIKKDYKKFEERRSEERYMIINNEFKSLSDNLKILSSDWGEWDDTYEFVQNKNKDYIKSNLNPESIATLGINYLYITDLTGKTVYSVGYDHKSQKSVKPPEKLLFNLLKFGESSGMYISEDNKIMIFSSDPITDSKALKHSMGKILMIYEFNLDNLNKKLGTNLEFLGINSSEKKSFEVNISKDRVYNKFYIPSVNEKNLILNDSLAADILVLGKDNIEKYAWVFIINLLVLISVISFGIEKLILSRIRKIEHSVEEIIEKKDLSKRLKITGNDEISLLKKNINVFLDTIENMNSKLVGKASYDLMTGIFNRHTGIEKLELMMKKAKLNNYPLIGCFIDVDGLKFVNDNFSHNDGDELIKNIAYILKKFSRDEDLLFRLGGDEFFMAFLGIDHSDAEKVLLRVTNYLQKYNKNSKKPYDLKISYGIINYDYNKTIDEFIFSADEKMYMHKSEKKTFRN, encoded by the coding sequence TTGAGAAAAAAAATAATAGTTTCAATCACCTTAAGCAGTTTCATAGTTTTTTTCTTACTTTTTTTGTTTATCAGTGAAAATATAAAAAAAGATTACAAGAAGTTTGAAGAGAGACGTTCTGAAGAGCGTTATATGATTATTAATAATGAGTTCAAGAGTTTATCAGATAATTTAAAAATTTTGAGTTCAGACTGGGGAGAATGGGATGATACCTATGAGTTTGTTCAGAATAAAAATAAAGATTATATAAAATCAAACCTAAATCCAGAAAGTATTGCAACATTGGGAATAAATTACCTATATATTACCGATTTAACGGGAAAAACTGTTTATAGCGTTGGGTATGATCATAAAAGTCAAAAGAGTGTTAAGCCCCCAGAAAAGTTACTCTTTAATTTGCTTAAATTTGGTGAGTCATCAGGAATGTACATAAGTGAGGATAATAAAATCATGATTTTTTCTTCAGATCCTATAACTGATTCTAAAGCTTTAAAACATAGCATGGGGAAGATTTTGATGATATATGAGTTTAATCTGGATAATCTAAATAAAAAGTTAGGAACTAATCTTGAATTTCTAGGTATAAACTCATCTGAAAAAAAATCTTTCGAAGTAAATATATCAAAAGATAGGGTCTATAATAAATTCTATATCCCATCTGTAAATGAGAAAAACTTGATTTTAAATGATAGTCTAGCTGCTGACATCCTAGTTTTAGGAAAAGACAACATTGAAAAATATGCATGGGTCTTTATTATAAATTTACTTGTCTTGATTTCAGTAATTTCCTTTGGAATTGAAAAATTAATATTATCCCGTATAAGAAAAATTGAACATTCAGTGGAAGAAATAATTGAAAAAAAAGATTTAAGCAAAAGGCTGAAAATTACGGGAAATGATGAAATTTCGTTACTCAAAAAAAATATAAATGTTTTTTTGGATACCATCGAAAATATGAATAGTAAATTGGTAGGAAAGGCTAGTTATGACCTAATGACAGGCATCTTTAACAGACATACAGGCATAGAGAAATTAGAACTAATGATGAAAAAAGCAAAACTTAACAATTACCCTCTTATAGGTTGCTTTATAGATGTGGATGGGTTGAAATTTGTAAATGATAACTTTTCTCATAATGATGGAGATGAACTCATTAAAAATATAGCTTATATTCTTAAGAAATTCTCAAGAGATGAAGACCTATTATTTCGTCTGGGTGGAGATGAGTTTTTTATGGCTTTTTTAGGAATTGATCATTCAGACGCAGAGAAGGTATTGTTAAGAGTAACCAACTATCTGCAAAAATACAATAAAAACAGTAAAAAGCCTTATGATCTTAAAATAAGTTATGGAATCATAAATTATGATTATAACAAAACTATTGATGAATTTATTTTTTCTGCAGATGAAAAAATGTATATGCATAAGTCTGAAAAAAAAACTTTCAGAAATTGA
- the rpsO gene encoding 30S ribosomal protein S15 translates to MKSKAELVKEFGKFEGDTGSTEVQVAILTERINHLTSHLKTHKKDHHSRLGLLKMVGKRRRLLNYMMKKDLDGYRALIAKLGIRK, encoded by the coding sequence ATGAAAAGTAAAGCAGAATTAGTTAAAGAGTTTGGAAAATTCGAAGGAGATACAGGATCTACAGAGGTTCAAGTTGCTATCTTAACTGAAAGAATCAATCACCTAACTAGTCACTTAAAAACACACAAGAAAGACCACCACTCAAGATTAGGTCTTTTAAAAATGGTAGGAAAAAGAAGAAGACTTCTTAACTACATGATGAAGAAAGATCTTGACGGTTACAGAGCTCTTATTGCAAAATTAGGAATAAGAAAATAA
- the ftsH gene encoding ATP-dependent zinc metalloprotease FtsH: MEKKNGFEENQDNLDNEKLENGKEEEKKDKQEEKEDDSVYNELEERKKELKAKLKYGMRGRGTRGNDDNQNPEGGNGKNPKPGKFNFKSIVMLLFIVTIFMSIPSLMTDTSQTGSEEVTYTEFLDLSRSGAFQSVEEKEGYVYAVKKDSDEKVNARMISDRLVQDENLVRALEDGTTNIKSVEPEGVPFLVNVFISWFPMLLLIGIWIFMLNKMNKGSGGGPQIFNMGKSKAKENGEQISNITFKDVAGIEEAKIELEEVVHFLKEPETFKRIGAKIPKGVLLLGAPGTGKTLLAKAVAGEAGVPFFSISGSEFVEMFVGVGASRVRDLFNKARKNAPCIIFIDEIDAVGRKRGAGQGGGNDEREQTLNQLLVEMDGFNSEETIIVLAATNRPEILDKALMRPGRFDRQVVVDRPDITGREAILKVHIKGKKLSDDVDLHTLARKTPGFVGADLANMLNEAAILAARAGRDTITMEDLEEAAEKVSIGPERKSRVIVEKEKLIVAYHEIGHALVQWVLPYTEPVHKVTTIPRGMAALGYTMTLPTEDRYLKSKNEYLSEIRTLLGGRASEEVVFGDITTGASNDIERATAIAHAMVTKFGMCEKFGPILLDNTNEGDLFMQKHYSETTGKEVDDEVRTLITEAYEDSKKILRDNYEKLEKVTRALLDRETISGVELDILMKGGELEPLKSELPKAEETQEESKTEEDIVSENTTENDEENKKSETDNSETE; the protein is encoded by the coding sequence ATGGAGAAAAAAAATGGTTTTGAAGAAAACCAGGATAATTTAGACAATGAAAAATTAGAAAATGGAAAAGAAGAGGAAAAGAAAGATAAGCAAGAGGAAAAAGAGGACGACAGTGTCTATAATGAGCTAGAAGAAAGAAAAAAAGAGCTAAAGGCAAAGTTAAAATATGGGATGAGAGGAAGAGGAACTCGAGGAAATGATGATAATCAAAATCCTGAGGGAGGCAACGGAAAAAATCCCAAGCCAGGTAAATTTAATTTTAAAAGTATAGTTATGCTCTTGTTTATAGTGACAATTTTTATGTCGATACCTTCACTTATGACAGACACGTCACAGACAGGAAGTGAAGAAGTTACTTATACAGAGTTTTTAGATTTGTCTAGAAGCGGTGCCTTTCAATCTGTTGAAGAAAAAGAAGGCTATGTTTATGCTGTAAAAAAAGACAGCGATGAAAAAGTAAATGCCAGAATGATATCTGACAGACTTGTTCAGGATGAGAACCTTGTAAGGGCCCTTGAAGATGGAACTACAAATATAAAATCAGTAGAGCCTGAGGGAGTACCTTTCCTTGTAAATGTGTTTATATCGTGGTTCCCTATGCTTCTTCTTATAGGTATATGGATATTTATGCTTAATAAGATGAATAAAGGCAGCGGAGGAGGACCTCAAATATTTAATATGGGGAAATCTAAGGCAAAGGAAAACGGAGAACAGATATCGAATATCACATTTAAGGATGTGGCAGGTATAGAGGAAGCCAAGATTGAGTTAGAAGAGGTCGTTCACTTCCTAAAAGAACCTGAGACATTTAAAAGAATAGGGGCCAAAATTCCTAAAGGAGTCCTTTTGTTAGGAGCACCTGGAACGGGAAAAACCCTTCTTGCAAAAGCTGTAGCAGGAGAAGCGGGAGTACCGTTTTTCAGTATATCAGGATCAGAGTTTGTCGAGATGTTTGTAGGTGTAGGAGCTTCTAGAGTAAGAGATCTATTTAATAAGGCCAGAAAAAATGCTCCTTGCATAATATTCATAGATGAGATTGACGCTGTGGGAAGAAAAAGAGGAGCTGGACAAGGCGGAGGAAATGATGAAAGAGAACAGACTCTGAATCAGCTTCTAGTGGAAATGGATGGATTTAACAGTGAAGAAACTATTATTGTCTTAGCTGCTACAAATAGACCTGAGATATTAGATAAGGCTCTTATGAGACCTGGAAGATTCGATAGACAAGTGGTAGTTGACAGACCTGATATCACAGGTAGAGAAGCTATATTAAAAGTGCATATAAAAGGTAAAAAACTTTCGGATGATGTAGATCTTCATACGCTAGCAAGGAAGACTCCTGGTTTTGTAGGAGCAGACCTAGCAAACATGCTGAATGAGGCCGCTATATTGGCAGCTCGTGCTGGTAGGGACACTATAACAATGGAGGATCTAGAAGAAGCTGCAGAAAAAGTATCTATAGGTCCAGAGAGAAAATCAAGAGTAATAGTTGAAAAAGAGAAGCTCATTGTAGCTTATCATGAAATAGGTCACGCTTTAGTTCAATGGGTTCTTCCTTATACAGAGCCTGTACACAAAGTAACAACTATACCAAGAGGTATGGCTGCATTAGGTTATACCATGACTCTTCCAACAGAGGACAGGTATCTAAAATCCAAAAATGAATACCTTTCTGAAATCAGGACCCTTTTAGGAGGAAGAGCCTCTGAAGAGGTTGTTTTTGGGGATATAACTACAGGAGCTAGTAATGATATAGAAAGAGCTACAGCAATAGCCCATGCAATGGTTACAAAATTCGGAATGTGCGAAAAATTTGGACCTATATTGTTAGACAATACCAATGAAGGGGACCTCTTTATGCAAAAGCATTACAGTGAAACTACTGGAAAAGAGGTAGACGATGAGGTAAGAACTCTTATAACAGAGGCTTATGAAGACTCTAAGAAAATACTCAGAGATAACTATGAGAAACTTGAAAAGGTTACCAGAGCCCTTTTAGATAGGGAAACAATATCAGGTGTAGAACTAGACATTCTCATGAAAGGCGGAGAATTAGAACCTTTAAAATCTGAACTTCCTAAAGCAGAAGAAACCCAAGAAGAATCTAAAACTGAAGAGGATATAGTTAGCGAAAATACAACTGAAAATGATGAAGAGAATAAAAAATCTGAAACAGACAACTCAGAGACAGAATAA
- the tilS gene encoding tRNA lysidine(34) synthetase TilS produces the protein MELKERVREFVLRNDLVEYGEKVLIGFSGGPDSVFLFEALLAIKEEFKLELALAHINHLLRGDESDGDEEFCKRLAEKNGIKCYVKKADIKKYSREHGIGEEEAGRSIRYDFFYETSKDWGADKVALAHNKDDQIETFLFRMMRGTSLEGLEGIPIKRDIFIRPLSEVYKKDILEYLHCNKIEYRIDSSNLENIYTRNSIRLDLIPFIEEKYNVNFKDKVFSLIEEIKEANKLLQINISDYTENEKLDLKKLEKLHEYQKRKVINEFLKKYKIEITREKLENIVDILEKGGSKRLSLGKNIVLKKEYDKISVNSKETASNDIEDVFLKIPGEVKYGKYRIKAFKDINNSNGKNEFCTNLQDGLELLIRKRKSGDRIQPVGMNSSKKIKDIFINDKIPKEAREVIPIIVLNDEIVWVASVRGSEKFKAAKSEKTVVKLSVEEDNFSE, from the coding sequence ATGGAACTTAAGGAAAGAGTCCGAGAATTTGTGCTTAGAAACGATCTTGTTGAATATGGCGAGAAGGTTCTAATTGGATTCTCAGGGGGTCCGGATTCGGTTTTCCTTTTTGAGGCTTTGCTCGCTATTAAAGAGGAATTCAAGCTAGAGCTTGCCTTGGCTCATATCAACCACCTTTTAAGGGGTGATGAGTCAGACGGCGACGAGGAATTTTGTAAGAGACTGGCTGAAAAGAACGGGATTAAATGTTATGTAAAAAAGGCAGATATAAAAAAATATTCCCGAGAACACGGAATCGGCGAGGAAGAAGCTGGCAGGTCCATACGGTATGATTTTTTTTATGAAACTTCAAAAGATTGGGGTGCTGATAAAGTTGCCCTTGCCCATAATAAGGATGACCAGATAGAGACATTTCTTTTTAGAATGATGAGGGGAACCTCCCTTGAAGGCTTAGAGGGGATACCTATAAAACGTGATATTTTTATAAGACCTTTATCAGAAGTTTATAAAAAAGATATTTTGGAGTATTTGCACTGTAATAAAATAGAGTATAGAATAGATTCAAGCAACCTTGAAAATATCTATACCAGAAATAGCATAAGACTTGATCTTATACCCTTTATAGAAGAGAAATATAATGTCAATTTTAAGGATAAGGTGTTCTCTCTTATAGAGGAGATAAAAGAAGCCAATAAATTATTGCAGATAAATATTTCAGACTATACTGAAAATGAAAAATTAGATTTAAAAAAGCTTGAAAAACTTCATGAATACCAAAAGAGAAAAGTGATAAATGAGTTTTTAAAAAAATATAAAATAGAGATCACAAGAGAAAAACTAGAAAATATAGTAGACATCTTGGAAAAGGGCGGGAGTAAAAGGCTGTCCCTAGGCAAAAATATAGTACTTAAAAAGGAATATGATAAAATTTCAGTAAATTCAAAGGAAACTGCTTCAAATGATATAGAAGATGTATTCTTGAAAATACCCGGAGAAGTCAAATACGGAAAATACAGAATAAAGGCCTTCAAAGATATAAATAATTCCAATGGGAAAAATGAATTTTGTACGAATCTTCAAGATGGCCTTGAACTATTGATCCGAAAGAGAAAATCAGGAGACAGGATACAGCCAGTAGGAATGAATTCTTCAAAAAAAATAAAGGATATTTTTATCAATGACAAAATTCCCAAGGAAGCAAGAGAAGTTATTCCAATTATAGTATTAAATGATGAAATAGTATGGGTAGCATCTGTAAGGGGAAGCGAAAAATTCAAAGCAGCTAAATCAGAGAAAACAGTTGTAAAATTATCTGTAGAGGAGGACAACTTTAGTGAGTGA
- a CDS encoding SpoIID/LytB domain-containing protein, translated as MRRIIMLFVIVFLKTISFSFGSFIQEDLKVALNKFSGEKVFFKAQKGSLFVEIGDGLERVTVEVPQDQVKAVTIDDSRISFEGEKANIIRVYQGDYDSVFSISKDGEKFNPYRGDLEFIIYKDQIMPVNSVQSEEYLYSVVPSEIGSYFPEEAIKAQILAARTYLYHNIQNYKYKEFDLMDNVNSQMYLGMGRENSKINKLVDSTVGEIIVFDGRPINALYHSTSGGITANNEDVWGGKPVPYLRSRDDRNNEEKSPRKKWTTSITKAELSKNVGFTVKKIEVLSKNNGRVINLRLIGSDRKTVTGNEFRRMVGYNKIYSTQFQIKDDGKKFIFFGKGSGHGVGMSQYGAYGLAVKGKKYREIIFYYYTDVEIKTLKNG; from the coding sequence ATGAGAAGAATAATTATGCTGTTTGTAATTGTATTTTTAAAAACTATTAGTTTTTCCTTTGGAAGTTTTATACAAGAGGATCTAAAGGTAGCTCTCAATAAATTTTCCGGGGAAAAGGTTTTTTTTAAGGCTCAAAAGGGTTCACTTTTTGTAGAGATCGGAGACGGGTTAGAAAGGGTAACTGTTGAAGTGCCTCAAGACCAAGTAAAAGCTGTGACAATAGATGATAGCCGTATTTCCTTTGAAGGAGAAAAAGCAAATATTATAAGAGTTTACCAGGGGGATTATGACTCTGTTTTTTCCATCAGCAAAGACGGAGAAAAATTTAACCCATACAGGGGAGACTTGGAATTTATAATATATAAAGATCAGATAATGCCTGTAAACAGCGTGCAGTCAGAGGAATATCTTTATTCTGTGGTGCCCTCTGAAATAGGTAGTTATTTTCCAGAGGAGGCTATCAAAGCCCAAATTTTGGCTGCTAGAACTTACCTTTATCATAATATTCAAAATTATAAATATAAAGAATTTGATCTCATGGACAATGTCAATTCTCAGATGTATCTTGGCATGGGAAGGGAGAATTCTAAGATAAATAAGTTGGTAGATAGCACAGTAGGGGAGATAATAGTATTTGACGGCAGGCCTATAAATGCTCTGTATCATTCTACAAGTGGTGGAATTACAGCTAATAACGAAGATGTTTGGGGTGGAAAACCTGTTCCTTATCTAAGAAGTAGGGATGACAGAAATAATGAGGAAAAGTCCCCTAGGAAAAAATGGACCACTTCGATAACTAAGGCCGAACTTTCTAAAAATGTAGGCTTTACCGTGAAAAAGATTGAAGTTCTCTCTAAGAATAACGGAAGAGTTATAAACTTGAGGCTTATAGGAAGTGATAGAAAAACTGTTACTGGAAATGAATTCAGGAGAATGGTAGGCTATAACAAAATATATAGTACACAATTTCAGATAAAAGATGATGGGAAAAAGTTTATCTTTTTTGGGAAAGGTTCTGGACACGGTGTGGGAATGAGTCAATACGGAGCTTATGGTCTTGCTGTAAAGGGCAAAAAATATAGAGAAATAATATTTTACTATTACACCGATGTGGAAATAAAAACGTTGAAAAATGGTTAA